The Vibrio rhizosphaerae genome contains the following window.
AATATTTAGGGTCCGGGTGAATCTCGAGTTTGATCCAATGAGTTTCCAGTGCTTCTCGGGTTAAGTGCGCAGCGAATATGGCCTCTTTTGCAGTCTTTGCCCCGGAAGTATTGGGCAAAAAGTGTATGTTTAATGCTTGTAATGGCAACAAAATATTGTCATTTGAATTTTGCAGATCGAGCCGTTTCAGTGCCATCGTCGTCATTTCTGAACCCGAAGCTTGAATGGCTTTCACCATCATCTCAGCACTGGCAAATTTACCAGTACCGGTAAAGAGACGGGATTCAAATATCCTGTCAGCAATTTTGAGGGGTGTCTTCTCTGTTGTAGATATTGCTGTTTTCATCAATTTAACCTCCGGCGATGACCTGAAAGAGCGAAATCTGATCACCGTCATTAAGCATCACCTGTGACCATCGGCTGTTAGCGATCACTTGCTCATTCAGTGCAAAAACACACCCTTGTTCAGGTAAATGAAGCTGGCTGATCACTTGTGCTAACGTAATACCAGCAGGAAATGTATAAATGGTTTCATTCAGTATGATCTGGATATTCATGTCATCCATCCTTCTGACGAGAACTGTTATCCTGTGCATCAACCGAGTGGCGGCAGACGGGACAGTGCAGATCTTTTTCATAGCGCAACGACGTCAGCTGCATCCTTCGACCATCAAAATGGAAAAATTCAGCCATATTGCCATTCGGGGTCACTTGGTCATTTGCCTGTAAAGGCCGCGAATTTGAAGATGGCATTCGGGCACACGGGTGGGTCGTTAAAGATGAGTTCGGGTCGATATTCCGGAGTAATTCTTGAATCACTTGCAGAGCCTGTAGCGATGCCATCGTTCCGACAACCGGTCCAAGCACCCCGGCATCTTGACACCGTCGAGCAGAAAGCTCTGCTGTTTCCCCTACTAAGCAGCGATAGCAAGGTGAATCACGCAAGAAACGATGCACGGATAATTGCCCGTTCCACCCGATCGCAGAGGCAGTAACAAGCACCGTTTTCTGCTGATAACAGATACGGTTGATTTGATGACGGGTCGGAAAGTTGTCACTACAATCAACCACAACATCCGCCAGCATGATCTCCAGTTGTAGCTGCGCATCCCTCTCTTTATTTTTATTATCTTTATCGCTTTTTTTAGCTTCACCGATGGTATTTTTATCGATAGTACGCACCCGGCAGTTATGATTGAGTGCTCGAAGTTGGTTGGCCAGCGCATGTACTTTTTGCGTTCCGATATCAGATTCCCGGTAAGCAATTTGCCGGTGCAGATTGCTGATCTCAACAGCATCATGATCCACCAAAACGATCGAGCCGATTCCGGCACCGACCAAGAACAATGAAACCGTCGTCCCCAATCCACCACAACCAACGATTAGCACATGCTTTTTACTCAATTCACATTGGCCAGTTTCTCCGATGTCTGGCAAAGCAATCTGCCGCTGATAGCGGAGAAATATATCATCATCGAGTAATGACATGGTCTTCCTCCCCGCACTGAAAAGATGTTTTTCTTGCGAAAAAGTTTTCTTTCCTTAACTGAAACA
Protein-coding sequences here:
- the thiS gene encoding sulfur carrier protein ThiS, which produces MNIQIILNETIYTFPAGITLAQVISQLHLPEQGCVFALNEQVIANSRWSQVMLNDGDQISLFQVIAGG
- a CDS encoding HesA/MoeB/ThiF family protein gives rise to the protein MSLLDDDIFLRYQRQIALPDIGETGQCELSKKHVLIVGCGGLGTTVSLFLVGAGIGSIVLVDHDAVEISNLHRQIAYRESDIGTQKVHALANQLRALNHNCRVRTIDKNTIGEAKKSDKDNKNKERDAQLQLEIMLADVVVDCSDNFPTRHQINRICYQQKTVLVTASAIGWNGQLSVHRFLRDSPCYRCLVGETAELSARRCQDAGVLGPVVGTMASLQALQVIQELLRNIDPNSSLTTHPCARMPSSNSRPLQANDQVTPNGNMAEFFHFDGRRMQLTSLRYEKDLHCPVCRHSVDAQDNSSRQKDG